A genomic segment from Alkalilimnicola ehrlichii MLHE-1 encodes:
- the nrdR gene encoding transcriptional regulator NrdR yields MRCPYCQFEDTRVIDSRLASEGEQVRRRRECNRCGERFTTYETAELALPRIVKRDGTREPWDEGKLRQGMLRALEKRPVATEAVEAALFRIRQRLRATGEREVSASQLGEWVMEELRELDQVAYVRFASVYRSFEDVSAFREVIEGLEKR; encoded by the coding sequence ATGCGTTGCCCTTACTGCCAGTTCGAGGACACCCGGGTGATCGACTCCCGCCTGGCCAGTGAGGGCGAGCAGGTGCGCCGCCGCCGCGAGTGCAACCGCTGCGGCGAGCGCTTCACCACCTACGAGACCGCCGAGCTGGCGCTGCCGCGCATCGTCAAGCGGGATGGCACCCGCGAGCCCTGGGACGAGGGCAAGCTGCGCCAGGGCATGCTGCGGGCGCTGGAAAAGCGGCCGGTGGCCACCGAGGCGGTGGAGGCGGCGCTGTTCCGCATCCGTCAGCGCCTGCGCGCCACCGGCGAGCGCGAGGTGTCGGCCTCGCAGCTCGGCGAGTGGGTCATGGAGGAGCTGCGCGAGCTCGACCAGGTGGCCTACGTGCGTTTCGCCTCCGTCTACCGCAGCTTCGAGGACGTGTCCGCCTTCCGGGAGGTCATCGAAGGGCTGGAGAAGCGGTAG
- the ribD gene encoding bifunctional diaminohydroxyphosphoribosylaminopyrimidine deaminase/5-amino-6-(5-phosphoribosylamino)uracil reductase RibD yields MSGFSPADNLFMGRALRLARRPQQPPHPNPAVGCVLVRDGLIVGEGWHERAGEPHAEAMALHRAGEQASGATAYVTLEPCSHHGRTPPCSEALLAAGVVRVVAAMTDPNPQVAGRGLRRLRAAGLEVATGLMAEQAAALNPGFTQRMRTGRPWLRLKSAASLDGRTAMASGESRWITSPQARADVHRWRARSDAMLTGIGTVLADDPRLDVRDAGIEAPRQPRRCVLDRDLRTPADAVLLRGEGATLFHGPDVAAGQIRRLTDAGAHCVALPLADGRLDLGAALDWLGGQGCNEVLVEAGPTLGGALSRAGLVDEWLLYLAPHLMGDAARPLLHWPGLETMSQRQPLRVQDCRLVGPDLRLTLRLGSGT; encoded by the coding sequence ATGTCCGGTTTCTCCCCCGCCGACAACCTCTTCATGGGCCGGGCCCTGCGCCTGGCCCGCCGCCCGCAGCAGCCGCCCCATCCCAACCCCGCCGTCGGCTGCGTGCTGGTGCGCGACGGGCTTATCGTCGGCGAGGGCTGGCATGAGCGGGCGGGCGAGCCCCACGCGGAGGCCATGGCCCTGCACCGGGCCGGCGAGCAGGCCAGCGGCGCCACCGCCTACGTCACCCTGGAGCCGTGCAGCCACCACGGCCGCACCCCGCCCTGCAGCGAGGCCCTGCTGGCGGCCGGCGTGGTCCGGGTGGTGGCGGCCATGACCGACCCCAACCCGCAGGTGGCCGGCCGCGGGCTGCGCCGCTTGCGCGCCGCCGGGCTGGAGGTGGCCACCGGCTTGATGGCCGAGCAGGCGGCGGCGCTGAACCCCGGCTTCACCCAGCGGATGCGCACCGGGCGGCCCTGGCTGCGGCTGAAATCGGCGGCCAGTCTCGACGGGCGGACCGCCATGGCCTCCGGCGAGAGCCGCTGGATCACCTCGCCCCAGGCCCGGGCCGACGTCCACCGCTGGCGGGCGCGCAGCGACGCCATGCTCACCGGCATCGGCACCGTGCTGGCGGACGACCCGCGCCTGGATGTCCGCGATGCCGGCATCGAGGCGCCGCGCCAGCCGCGCCGCTGCGTGCTCGACCGCGACCTGCGGACCCCCGCGGACGCGGTCCTGCTCCGCGGCGAGGGCGCGACCCTGTTCCACGGCCCGGACGTGGCCGCCGGACAGATCCGGCGGCTGACCGACGCCGGCGCCCACTGCGTGGCGCTGCCGCTGGCGGACGGGCGCCTGGACCTGGGCGCGGCCCTGGACTGGCTGGGCGGTCAGGGGTGCAATGAGGTGCTGGTGGAGGCCGGGCCGACCCTGGGCGGGGCCTTGAGCCGCGCCGGTCTGGTGGATGAATGGCTGCTCTACCTGGCGCCCCACCTGATGGGCGACGCGGCGCGGCCGCTGCTGCACTGGCCGGGGCTGGAGACGATGAGCCAGCGCCAGCCCCTCCGGGTGCAGGACTGCCGCTTGGTGGGGCCGGATCTGCGGTTGACGCTGCGGCTGGGGAGCGGGACCTGA
- a CDS encoding riboflavin synthase — translation MFTGIVQAVGRIQRRDPRGEDMRLWIAAGDLDLTGVRLGDSIAVNGVCLTAVELTADAFAADVSVETLRLTSLGDLGEGDALNLELALTLQTPLGGHLVSGHVDGLGEVVSRRPAGRSEVWRFRAPEGLARYIAAKGSITVDGVSLTVNGVDGAEFEVNLVPHTLEVTRLGQLRPGSRVNLEVDIIARYLERLLTAGGTGGQGVTREFLEAHGFGRVPGSK, via the coding sequence GTGTTCACCGGGATCGTACAAGCAGTGGGCCGTATCCAGCGCCGGGACCCCCGGGGCGAGGACATGCGGTTGTGGATCGCCGCCGGCGATTTGGACCTGACCGGCGTGCGGCTGGGCGACAGCATCGCCGTCAACGGCGTCTGTCTCACCGCCGTGGAGCTGACGGCCGATGCCTTCGCCGCCGATGTCTCGGTGGAGACCCTGCGGCTCACCAGCCTGGGTGACCTGGGCGAGGGCGATGCGCTCAACCTGGAGCTGGCCCTCACCCTGCAGACCCCGCTGGGCGGCCATCTGGTCAGCGGCCACGTGGACGGCCTGGGCGAGGTGGTCTCGCGCCGCCCCGCCGGGCGCAGCGAGGTCTGGCGCTTCCGCGCCCCCGAGGGGCTGGCCCGCTACATCGCCGCCAAGGGCTCGATCACCGTGGACGGTGTAAGCCTCACGGTGAACGGGGTGGACGGCGCCGAGTTTGAGGTCAACCTGGTGCCCCACACCCTGGAGGTCACCCGTCTGGGGCAATTGCGCCCGGGCAGCCGGGTGAACCTCGAGGTGGATATCATCGCCCGCTACCTGGAGCGCCTGCTGACGGCCGGCGGCACGGGTGGTCAGGGCGTGACCCGAGAATTCCTGGAGGCGCACGGCTTTGGCCGGGTGCCGGGGAGCAAGTGA
- the ribBA gene encoding bifunctional 3,4-dihydroxy-2-butanone-4-phosphate synthase/GTP cyclohydrolase II has product MAFNSIDEIIEDLREGRMAVILDDEDRENEGDLVMAASMVRPDDINFMARYGRGLICLTLTRERCEQLRLPLMVQDTEQAQSTNFTVSIEAATGVTTGISAADRARTVQAAVAPHAKPEDLVQPGHIFPLMAQPGGVLTRAGHTEAGCDLARLAGFEPSAVIVEILKEDGTMARRDDLMAFAREHNLKIGTVADLIAYRVRNERSVERVGECDLPTEHGIFHLYAYQDNVDNALHFALVKGRPQPDTPTLVRVHVQNTLSDVFASDGPHCGWPLRAAMRQVAEAGEGVVVVLRRRDDSDDILKRMRAYQVQASQADESEEARSSSDLRTYGLGAQILTDVGVRRMRVLSAPKRMHAISGFGMEVVEYVEPE; this is encoded by the coding sequence ATGGCGTTCAACAGCATCGACGAGATCATCGAGGACCTGCGCGAAGGGCGCATGGCGGTCATCCTGGACGACGAGGACCGGGAGAACGAGGGCGACCTGGTCATGGCGGCCAGCATGGTCCGGCCCGACGACATCAACTTCATGGCCCGCTACGGCCGCGGTCTCATCTGCCTGACCCTCACCCGCGAGCGCTGCGAGCAGCTCCGGCTGCCGCTCATGGTCCAGGACACCGAGCAGGCCCAGTCCACCAACTTCACCGTCTCCATCGAGGCCGCCACCGGCGTGACCACCGGCATCTCCGCCGCGGACCGGGCGCGCACCGTGCAGGCCGCGGTGGCGCCGCACGCAAAGCCCGAGGACCTGGTCCAACCGGGGCACATCTTCCCGCTCATGGCCCAGCCCGGCGGCGTGCTCACCCGCGCCGGGCACACCGAGGCCGGCTGCGACCTGGCCCGCCTGGCCGGTTTCGAGCCCTCGGCGGTGATCGTCGAGATCCTCAAAGAGGACGGCACCATGGCCCGGCGCGACGACCTGATGGCCTTCGCCCGCGAGCACAACCTGAAGATCGGCACGGTCGCCGACCTGATCGCCTACCGCGTCCGCAACGAGCGCTCGGTGGAACGGGTGGGCGAATGCGACCTGCCCACCGAGCACGGCATCTTCCACCTCTACGCCTACCAGGACAACGTGGACAATGCCCTGCACTTCGCCCTGGTCAAGGGCCGGCCCCAGCCGGACACCCCCACCCTGGTCCGGGTGCACGTCCAGAACACCCTCTCCGACGTCTTCGCCAGCGATGGGCCGCACTGCGGTTGGCCGCTGCGCGCCGCCATGCGCCAGGTGGCCGAGGCCGGGGAGGGCGTGGTGGTGGTGCTGCGCCGGCGCGACGACAGCGACGACATCCTCAAGCGCATGCGCGCCTACCAGGTGCAGGCCAGTCAGGCCGACGAGAGCGAGGAGGCGCGCTCCAGCAGTGATCTGCGCACCTACGGCCTGGGCGCGCAGATCCTCACCGACGTGGGCGTGCGCCGTATGCGCGTACTGTCCGCCCCCAAGCGTATGCACGCCATTTCCGGCTTCGGCATGGAAGTGGTGGAATACGTAGAGCCTGAATAG
- the ribH gene encoding 6,7-dimethyl-8-ribityllumazine synthase, translated as MNIIEGDFQNPGSARFAIVAARFNDFVVGHLVEGAADALRRHGVPDDHIDLIRVPGSFELPLAVQQTAEAGRYSAVIALGAVIRGGTPHFEYVASECTKGVAATMMDTGLPIAFGVLTVDTIEQAIERSGTKAGNKGAEAALSALEMVSLMKKLAE; from the coding sequence ATGAATATCATCGAAGGCGACTTTCAGAATCCCGGATCGGCCCGCTTCGCCATCGTGGCGGCGCGGTTCAACGACTTCGTGGTCGGCCACCTGGTGGAAGGGGCGGCCGACGCCCTGCGCCGCCACGGCGTGCCCGACGACCACATCGACCTGATCCGCGTGCCCGGGTCGTTTGAGCTGCCGCTGGCGGTGCAACAGACCGCCGAGGCCGGCCGCTACAGCGCCGTCATCGCCCTCGGCGCGGTGATCCGCGGCGGCACCCCCCACTTTGAGTACGTGGCCTCGGAGTGCACCAAGGGCGTGGCCGCCACCATGATGGACACCGGCCTGCCCATCGCCTTCGGCGTGCTGACCGTGGACACCATCGAACAGGCCATCGAGCGCTCCGGCACCAAGGCCGGCAACAAGGGGGCCGAGGCCGCCCTGTCGGCGCTGGAGATGGTCTCGCTGATGAAGAAGCTGGCGGAATGA
- the nusB gene encoding transcription antitermination factor NusB: MSTSESPNTPGQGRRARARARELALLALYQWQMTGQDLGAIEAQHLEIDPEEPPVEAGDDEHYPRYPHDGLDRPYFRALLHGVPARLNDLDQALEPLLDRPLRTLDPLEKALLRLGAWELSERMDTPWRVIINEAVNLAKRFGAEQSHRYINGVLDKLARGLPLRATEIEADRKRRGR; this comes from the coding sequence ATGAGCACATCGGAGTCCCCCAACACCCCCGGCCAGGGCCGCCGCGCCCGCGCCCGGGCCCGTGAACTGGCCCTGCTGGCCCTCTATCAGTGGCAGATGACCGGCCAGGACCTGGGCGCCATCGAGGCCCAGCACCTGGAGATCGACCCGGAGGAGCCGCCGGTGGAGGCGGGCGACGACGAGCACTACCCGCGCTATCCCCACGACGGCCTGGACCGGCCCTATTTCCGGGCCCTGCTCCACGGCGTGCCCGCCCGGCTCAACGACCTGGACCAGGCGCTGGAGCCGCTGCTCGACCGCCCGCTGCGCACCCTCGACCCGCTGGAGAAGGCGCTGCTGCGCCTGGGTGCCTGGGAACTGTCCGAGCGCATGGACACCCCCTGGCGGGTGATCATCAACGAGGCGGTCAACCTGGCCAAGCGCTTCGGCGCCGAGCAGAGCCACCGCTACATCAACGGCGTACTGGACAAGCTCGCCCGCGGCCTGCCCCTGCGCGCCACCGAGATCGAGGCCGACCGCAAACGCCGGGGGCGCTGA
- a CDS encoding DUF2889 domain-containing protein codes for MPLPPAAERTPIHRRQIECDGYRREAGEAVQVLYPRHFRPEE; via the coding sequence ATGCCCCTCCCACCCGCCGCCGAGCGCACCCCCATCCACCGCCGCCAGATCGAGTGCGACGGCTATCGGCGCGAGGCTGGCGAAGCGGTCCAGGTGCTGTACCCGCGCCACTTCCGCCCCGAGGAGTGA
- the thiL gene encoding thiamine-phosphate kinase produces MDEFQLIRSYFQPDARGEGVVLGVGDDAALLQPAPGQLLVTCVDTLVAGVHFPEDAPPDAVGHKALAVNLSDLAAMGARPRWFQLALTLPEIDEAWLAAFSSGLHRLAAEQDVALVGGDTTRGPLTITVQAMGEVAPAQALRRTGARAGDRLYVTGTLGDAAQGLALWQRGVRSAGGDDPAGFLIDRLHRPTPRMAAGRAAAGLARAAIDISDGLLADLGHLLEGGEGLGAVLQADSLPLSPAYRAHCEDSLPGRAALSGGDDYELLFAVAPENEAAFQTALQHVPAGCTCIGWITEDSAITLQGDGKAQVLTRQGYQHFN; encoded by the coding sequence ATGGACGAATTTCAACTCATCCGCAGCTACTTCCAGCCCGACGCCAGGGGCGAGGGCGTGGTGTTGGGGGTGGGTGACGACGCCGCCCTGCTGCAGCCCGCCCCGGGCCAACTGCTGGTCACCTGCGTGGACACCCTGGTGGCCGGCGTGCACTTCCCCGAAGACGCCCCGCCGGACGCCGTCGGCCACAAGGCCCTGGCGGTGAACCTCAGCGACCTGGCCGCCATGGGCGCCCGCCCCCGCTGGTTCCAGTTGGCGCTCACCCTCCCGGAGATCGACGAGGCCTGGCTGGCGGCCTTCTCCAGCGGCCTGCACCGCCTGGCCGCCGAGCAGGACGTGGCCCTGGTCGGCGGCGACACCACCCGCGGGCCCCTCACCATCACGGTCCAGGCCATGGGCGAGGTGGCGCCCGCGCAGGCATTGCGCCGGACCGGCGCCCGCGCCGGCGACCGGCTCTACGTGACCGGCACCCTGGGTGATGCCGCCCAGGGGCTGGCCCTGTGGCAGCGGGGCGTGCGGTCTGCCGGCGGAGATGACCCGGCCGGCTTTCTGATCGACCGGCTGCACCGCCCCACCCCCCGGATGGCCGCAGGCCGCGCGGCGGCGGGCCTGGCTCGGGCCGCCATCGATATCTCCGACGGCCTGCTCGCGGACCTGGGGCACCTGTTGGAAGGTGGCGAAGGGCTGGGGGCCGTGCTGCAGGCCGACAGCCTGCCGCTCTCGCCCGCGTACCGCGCGCACTGCGAAGACTCTTTACCGGGGCGGGCGGCCCTGTCCGGGGGCGACGACTACGAGTTGCTGTTTGCGGTGGCCCCCGAGAACGAGGCGGCATTCCAAACGGCCCTGCAACATGTGCCGGCTGGATGCACCTGCATTGGCTGGATCACCGAGGATTCGGCGATTACCCTGCAAGGGGACGGAAAGGCGCAGGTCCTGACCCGCCAGGGGTATCAGCACTTCAACTAG
- a CDS encoding class I SAM-dependent methyltransferase codes for MRSLIYDTLILRLTSRWYAEVLDRLPEDATLLDVGIGTAGALLANADRVVQKRLRITGIDIDTDYVDRARSRIRDSALADRVGVQLESVYDHQGGPYDAVYFSGSFMLLPEPEQALRHCASLLKPDGRIYFTQTIQKRPSRWMETLKPMLKRVTTIDFGRVTYEDEFRAEIRAAGLALEEFTLLAHHGSRASCIAVARPAHASGPWPTHQRP; via the coding sequence ATTCGAAGCCTCATATACGACACCCTCATCCTCAGGCTCACCTCCCGGTGGTATGCCGAGGTGCTTGATCGCCTGCCTGAAGACGCGACCCTGCTGGATGTAGGTATCGGCACCGCCGGTGCGCTGCTGGCAAACGCGGACCGGGTCGTGCAAAAACGGCTGCGCATCACCGGCATCGACATCGACACCGACTACGTGGACCGCGCCCGCAGCCGGATTCGCGATTCCGCCCTGGCCGATCGCGTCGGCGTGCAACTGGAGTCCGTCTACGACCACCAGGGCGGCCCCTACGACGCGGTCTACTTCTCCGGCAGTTTTATGCTGCTACCGGAGCCCGAGCAGGCGCTGCGCCACTGCGCCTCGCTGCTGAAACCGGACGGGCGCATCTACTTCACCCAGACCATCCAGAAGCGGCCCAGCCGGTGGATGGAAACCCTTAAGCCGATGCTGAAGCGGGTCACCACCATCGACTTCGGCCGAGTGACCTACGAGGACGAATTCAGGGCGGAGATTCGGGCGGCCGGGTTGGCGTTGGAGGAATTTACCCTGTTGGCACACCACGGCAGTCGTGCGTCTTGCATCGCGGTCGCGCGGCCAGCGCATGCATCAGGACCGTGGCCAACCCACCAACGCCCTTAG
- the tnpC gene encoding IS66 family transposase produces MYSKVLEQPLGEIGGTVRAKRRERLPVVLSRDEVSRLLANLSGAYWLIACLQYGSGLRLLESVRLRVKDVDFRHRAVFVRRGKGGKDRVVTLADELITPLQRQVAELEKKLAEKDALLATKEAHWAARECSMFEQIRLLLDSRFGPSTERYHVDQQQLQFDEAEQYADAPVTEPEAEAAQAGETAPSVPAKRRNRGGRVRLPAELPRVEVVHDIPEAQRYCPHDGSELTCIGEEVTEQLDVIPARVQVRRHIRRKYACRCCEEGVHTASMPPQPLPRSMASPGLLAYIATAKYEYGLPLYRQAKGFERKGIPLPRNTLARWMVGVGELLTPLGQALQDHLLAQPLIHMDETTVQVNTEPGRTASSTSYMWVQRGGPPGEQVVRYDYDTSRSGRVPQRLLGDYAGVLVTDGYEGYAQVVRENGITHAGCWAHARRKFVEAQKVQPKGKTGKADWALSLIGKLYRVEREGKTLDPEDRLVLRQQQSRPLIDKLQRWLEKSITQVPPKTAIGKALRYLQTQWPRLTRFLDDGRIPLDNNPAENAIRPFVVGRKNWLFSHTTQGAAASAMIYSVIETAKANGLEPYEYLEDVLTRLPAADTDQAIQALLPWNWGKTIQA; encoded by the coding sequence CTGTATTCGAAGGTCCTTGAGCAACCACTCGGGGAGATTGGCGGCACAGTACGAGCGAAACGGCGGGAACGGCTCCCGGTTGTACTGAGTCGCGACGAGGTCTCCCGGCTGCTTGCAAATCTCTCCGGGGCGTACTGGTTGATCGCCTGCCTGCAGTACGGCTCGGGACTTCGGCTTCTGGAGAGTGTTCGACTGAGAGTGAAAGATGTCGATTTCAGGCACCGGGCCGTCTTCGTTCGTCGGGGAAAGGGTGGCAAGGATCGGGTCGTCACACTGGCCGACGAGTTGATCACGCCCCTGCAGCGTCAGGTCGCTGAGCTGGAGAAAAAGCTCGCCGAAAAGGACGCCCTGTTGGCCACCAAGGAAGCCCACTGGGCTGCCCGCGAGTGCTCCATGTTCGAGCAGATCCGGCTGCTGCTCGACAGCCGTTTCGGCCCCTCCACCGAACGCTACCACGTCGATCAGCAGCAACTGCAGTTCGACGAGGCCGAGCAGTATGCCGATGCACCGGTCACCGAACCGGAGGCAGAGGCCGCTCAAGCCGGCGAGACGGCCCCGAGCGTGCCGGCCAAGCGCCGGAACCGTGGCGGCCGCGTGCGGCTGCCCGCGGAACTGCCGCGGGTCGAGGTGGTGCACGATATCCCCGAGGCACAGCGCTACTGCCCGCATGACGGCAGCGAGCTGACCTGCATCGGCGAAGAGGTCACCGAGCAACTGGATGTCATCCCCGCCCGGGTGCAGGTCCGCCGCCACATCCGCCGCAAGTACGCCTGCAGATGCTGCGAAGAAGGCGTGCACACCGCAAGCATGCCGCCCCAACCGCTGCCCCGGAGCATGGCCAGCCCCGGATTGCTGGCCTACATCGCCACCGCCAAGTACGAATACGGGCTGCCGCTCTACCGCCAGGCCAAGGGCTTCGAGCGCAAGGGCATCCCGCTGCCGCGTAACACCCTGGCGCGCTGGATGGTGGGCGTCGGCGAGCTGCTCACCCCGCTGGGGCAGGCCCTGCAGGACCATCTACTGGCCCAGCCGCTCATCCACATGGATGAGACCACGGTCCAGGTGAACACCGAGCCGGGGCGAACGGCCTCCAGCACCTCCTACATGTGGGTCCAGCGCGGTGGTCCGCCCGGTGAGCAGGTGGTGCGCTACGACTACGACACCAGCCGCTCCGGCCGGGTCCCCCAGCGCCTGCTCGGCGACTATGCCGGCGTGCTGGTTACCGACGGCTACGAGGGCTATGCCCAGGTGGTGCGGGAGAATGGCATCACCCATGCCGGCTGCTGGGCGCATGCCCGGCGGAAGTTTGTCGAGGCCCAGAAGGTCCAGCCCAAGGGCAAGACCGGCAAGGCCGACTGGGCGCTGAGTCTGATCGGCAAGCTCTACCGCGTCGAACGCGAAGGCAAAACCCTGGACCCGGAGGATCGTCTGGTACTGCGTCAGCAGCAGAGCCGGCCGCTGATCGATAAACTCCAGCGCTGGCTGGAGAAGTCCATCACCCAGGTGCCGCCGAAGACCGCCATCGGCAAGGCCCTACGCTACCTCCAGACCCAGTGGCCCCGGCTGACCCGCTTTCTCGATGATGGGCGCATCCCGCTGGATAACAATCCGGCGGAGAACGCCATCCGGCCTTTCGTAGTGGGCCGAAAAAACTGGCTATTCAGTCACACCACCCAGGGCGCGGCGGCCAGCGCGATGATCTACAGCGTGATAGAGACGGCCAAGGCCAACGGGCTGGAGCCCTACGAGTACTTGGAAGATGTCCTCACCCGCCTGCCGGCTGCGGACACCGACCAGGCGATTCAAGCCCTGCTGCCCTGGAACTGGGGGAAGACCATACAGGCCTGA
- a CDS encoding SMODS domain-containing nucleotidyltransferase: protein MAVGDWFSTFCGNIKVSNKDSISRRYKAITRRLNTDFWDTVSDTSHSLYVGSYGRNTAVGGFSDLDMLFRLPYSVYERYNNYNGNGQSALLQEVKRSIERTYATTKIRGDGQVILVPFDDGLTYEVVPAFVNKDDSFTYPDANNGGRWRTTNPKPEIEAIRTRNNQCNKNLIWLCRMMRIWKRKWDVPIGGLLIDTLAYQFIENWEYRDKSFVYYDWMCRDFFNFMANQDKTKEYWKAPGSGQYVYGKDLFQWKARRCCNIAIEACKHESADPKREWSAKQSWREIFGTKFPN, encoded by the coding sequence ATGGCCGTAGGAGATTGGTTCAGCACATTCTGTGGGAATATCAAGGTCAGTAATAAGGACTCAATATCAAGACGATATAAAGCTATTACAAGAAGACTGAATACTGATTTTTGGGATACAGTTTCTGACACTTCGCACAGTCTTTATGTCGGATCCTATGGTAGAAACACCGCCGTGGGGGGCTTTAGTGACCTTGATATGTTGTTTCGTTTGCCATATAGCGTCTACGAACGATACAACAATTATAATGGAAACGGCCAGTCTGCATTGCTCCAGGAAGTAAAGCGCTCCATAGAACGAACCTATGCCACCACCAAGATTCGTGGTGACGGTCAAGTAATTCTGGTTCCATTTGATGATGGTCTCACTTACGAGGTTGTTCCTGCATTTGTTAATAAAGATGATAGCTTCACCTATCCTGATGCAAATAATGGCGGCCGTTGGCGTACCACCAATCCAAAACCAGAAATTGAAGCAATCAGGACGAGGAACAACCAGTGTAACAAAAACCTGATTTGGCTTTGTAGGATGATGCGTATTTGGAAAAGAAAATGGGATGTTCCGATAGGAGGCTTGCTGATAGACACGTTGGCCTACCAGTTTATTGAAAATTGGGAGTATAGAGATAAATCATTTGTGTACTATGATTGGATGTGTCGCGACTTTTTTAATTTTATGGCAAATCAGGATAAAACAAAGGAATACTGGAAAGCCCCCGGTAGTGGTCAGTACGTTTATGGCAAAGATTTGTTCCAATGGAAAGCAAGACGTTGTTGCAATATCGCAATAGAGGCATGTAAGCACGAGTCAGCAGACCCTAAACGTGAATGGTCAGCCAAACAGAGCTGGAGAGAAATTTTTGGAACCAAATTCCCAAACTAG
- a CDS encoding SLATT domain-containing protein, with amino-acid sequence MEPNSQTSNKGLAYLEEQIRECYGRVVYSHKTHEKCADILLSRLSSIKIAQIILSALSTAGFVSIIFGTGEVGAIAGGLVSVALLVLNGYTKDYDLGQLAQKHRQAAADLWLIREQYLSLLTDLRSNSSSEDELREKRDDLLTELHALYSGAPSTNFKAYKKAQEALKNLEDMTFSDEEIDAFLPKSLKKC; translated from the coding sequence TTGGAACCAAATTCCCAAACTAGCAATAAAGGACTGGCATACCTCGAAGAGCAGATTCGGGAGTGCTATGGCCGGGTCGTTTATTCGCATAAAACACATGAGAAATGCGCCGATATTCTTCTGAGTCGGCTTTCAAGTATAAAGATTGCACAAATTATATTGTCTGCGCTTAGTACAGCCGGTTTCGTTTCGATAATTTTTGGAACTGGGGAAGTTGGGGCGATTGCTGGCGGCTTAGTGTCGGTTGCATTACTTGTTCTGAATGGGTACACAAAAGATTACGACCTCGGTCAATTGGCGCAGAAGCATCGTCAAGCTGCTGCTGACCTCTGGCTGATTCGCGAGCAGTATCTCTCCCTTCTGACCGACTTGCGTTCCAATTCAAGCAGTGAAGATGAATTGCGAGAAAAGAGAGATGACTTATTAACCGAGTTGCATGCTCTTTATTCAGGTGCGCCCAGCACTAATTTTAAAGCATATAAAAAAGCACAAGAAGCCCTGAAGAACCTTGAAGATATGACTTTTTCCGATGAGGAAATTGACGCATTTTTGCCAAAGAGTCTGAAAAAGTGCTAA